The DNA window TCAGTAATTGAGTCATTTATAATAAAACTAGCCGCTGTTTTAGATATACTTGTAGTATACAAATCTTCTAGTTTTTGATCAGATTGTATCCAATTTTTTGTTGCATTTTGATAATCACTTTGGAGATAAAGTAACATTCCTTTCTCCATTTTAAATAAAGCAAAGTTGCGCGCTTCTGTTGCCAAAGAACTTTCATCAAGCATTTTTGTTGCTTCTGGTATTTTACCACTATATAAATTATTTCGAATATTTGAGTTTTCTTGAGTGTACGATTGGCAACCAGATAATGTTGTTGCAGAGATGAAAAATAGAGTACAAATTTTAAAATTCATAATTGCATAACTTCCTGTTTATAATTTTGAACTAATTGTTAATTTAGCTTTTTCCATTAGCTCTGTAGCTGTTAAATTTGCTGGCTCAATTTTGTCGTGCACATGTATAATTACTTTTGAATATTTAGGACACAATGATCCTTTAGGAAGTAAATCTGAACAACCTGAAATTGTAATAGGGATAATTGATACATTTAGCATTTTTGCTAAACGAAAAGCTCCAGATTTAAATTCACCCAAATCACCAGTTTTACTTCTTGTTCCTTCTGGAAAAAATAACATTGGTGTCCCTCTTTTTAAATGCATGGATGAAAGTTTTATACTTTTCTCACCACTTGATTTACTTGTTCTTACTACAGGAACATATCCAACAGCAGATAAAGCCCACCCAAAAAGAGGAATTTTAAATAATGATGCTTTTGCAAGCCATCTGAATCGTGTTGAAAGCATAAATATCGCTAAAATATCTGCTTGGCTTTGATGGTTAGAGACATAAACTACAGGTTCACCAATGGTGGCTAAATTTTCTTTTCCTCTAATTTCAAATGTCCACCAAGGATTCATTTTACCAATTGTTAGGGCCCAAGTTATGGCAATCCAGTGCAGAGAATGTCTTTCTCGATCAAAAAAATAAACAAATGGAAAGCAGATTAATACCAAAGATGCAAAAAAAATAGAAAGTAAAACTACATTTGTCCAAGTATAAATCGCTCGAAATATTTGAAAATGATCTTTAGTTGAAGATATTGAGTTTTTTTGAGCAAAAGTCATAACTTTAATTCCTAAATTTCTGTGAATAGTAAAAAAGTTAGTCAGTTTTGTCATCATAAAATTTCTTAAATGATGCATAAAACTGATTTGCCATTTCTTTTTTCCCCTTTACACCTGTTTCAGAGATATGTCCATTTGTCTTTGTTATAAGAACTCCAGAGTGTTCTTTCTTCTTATTCCAAGTTGTACTTGAATTACTGTATAAAACTGCATTTAAGTTTTTGTTAGTTAAAAGTTCTTTAGCAATTTGAATGCCTTCTTTTTCATTTTCAGATGTAAGTTTGGCTGCAATTTTAAAGGGTATTTTTTTTAAATGCTCAAGATCTATAATTTTTTTTGCTCTGATGAAATCAATTCTTAGGTTTTCACTTTTACTAGAAATTTTTGAATGTGAAATTGATTTTGGTAAGAAATCAGAACCTGCAACAAGGTTTATAAAAGCATCATATTTCGATACTTTTAATTCTTTAATATAATCATACATATCATTGTAGTCTGGAAGATGAATGGTATTCTCAGAGTCAAAATTTGGAATTTCTTTGTTTGTATTAGCTGCCAAAATTGTAGGATGTGTTCCCATAGCATAAAATGTTTTAGCGACTTCTATACCAAGCGAGCCTGTAGACAGGTTAGTTATGCAACGCACAGGATCAAGCATAGCTCTCGTTCCACCTAAAGTAATTAGTATATTTTTTTCATTATTATAAAAGAATCTTCTTTTATTAATTATGTGGCAAATATTAATTGTTAATTCATCAACAGATGGAAGCTTATCTTTGCCTTCTTCTTTTCTTGGTTCAGTAAAATAGACAGCTTCTAATTTTGAAAGTTTTTCTTTATTTTTTTCAATTATTGGAGAAAAACCTAAACTTTCGTGCATTGTCGGACAGAAAATAATTGTCTTTTTTAATCCTAGCGCACTTTGAATTAAAGTAGTTGCCCCATCAGAACAAATTCCATTTGCAGATTTTGAAATTAAATCAGCAGTTGCAGGAGTAACTATGACAGCATCTGCTGTGCAAATGTGTTCTGCAAGCCCAGTTGGATGAATGATTACTTCTTCTTGGCTTGCCCATCGTAAGCTATCTAAACCAATAAATTTTAAACAATTTTCAGTTACAAAAAATTGTACAATTGCACCTTGTCTTCTCAATTCTCTTGCTAGTTTCGGAAGCTCTATGGCAGCTATGCCGCCACCACCGACGATAGTTAATCGGACATCTTTTAAATAAGAAGATTTGCTTAAAACTTGAGTATCTTGAAGAGTGGAATTATGTGAATTATTTTCATGCTGTGAGTTAACTATTTTAGTTGCTATCGGATTTTTTTTTGATAATTTGCCTTCGTTCATTTTTGTGGACTCGTTAATTTATTGGTGCTAATGGCTTTAGCAAAGGATTCAATTGGTTCCTCGCCCTTAACTTCAAAAGGAAATATAAATGTTTTCTAAAAAAATACCACACGCTCTTGAGTCTGATTCTGACACAACTTCACCTTTAGACCTTTGGTACCAAGAACGTCATAACGATGAAGTTTCTTTTGGCTTACATGTGAAAAAAGTACTTCATTCCGTTCAAAGTCCTTTTCAAAGAGTTGATGTATTTGAATCTACGGGGTTTGGAAGAATATTAACACTAGATGGTCTTATGATGTGCTCCGACAGAGATGAGTTTGTTTATCATGAAATGATTTCTCATGTACCTTTATTAGTTCATCCTAATCCAAAAAGAGTTCTTGTCATTGGTGGAGGTGATGGAGGAACTCTGCGCGAAGTATTAAGGCATGACTGTGTTCAAGAGGCTGTGCTTTGTGAAATTGATGGCGAAGTTGTTGAAGCTGCAAAACAGTTCTTTCCAGCTCTAGCTTTTGGCCTGAACCATCCTAGAGCAAAAGTTCATATTGGTGATGGCGTTGAATTTGTTAAAAAAAGTGCCTCTGCACAATTTGATATAGTTATAGTAGATTCCACAGATCCAATAGGACCTGGTGTGGGATTATTTTCAGGTGATTTTTACAAAGAAGTAAAACGTATTTTAACTCCTGGTGGGATTGTGATGGCGCAATGTGAATCTCCTTGGGAAAATAAATTTGATTTGGCAAAAGTTTATGGGAATTTAAAAGAGGCATTTTCATCGGTCTACTCTATGGTAGGGACAATACCATCATATCCGTATGGTTATTGGTCTTGGGGATTTGCAAGCGACGATTTGCACCCATTTGAAAATATAAACTTTGAAAAAGCGCGTGCAATTGAAAAAGGGACAAAGTATTATAATGTGGATATACATAAAAGTGCTTTTGCATTACCTAATTTCCTAAAACAAAAATTGCATGGCGTTGTTAAAAATGCTTAATTAATAATCAGATATTGATATCTATCTGCAAAAGGTTTCAACTTTGTGTTGAAACCTTTTTTTTGCTAAAAATTCATGCGTTTAAATATTTTTTTAAAAAATGAATGAAGTTGCTTGACAGTCTCATCAGCGACATGTAGAACCCCTTTCACCACATTATGACGCGGGGTGGAGAAGTTGGTATCTCGTCGGGCTCATAACCCGAAGGCCGCAGGTTCAAGTCCTGTCCCCGCCACCAAAAATGTGAAAGTTATTTGACAAGAGAA is part of the Pigmentibacter ruber genome and encodes:
- a CDS encoding lysophospholipid acyltransferase family protein translates to MMTKLTNFFTIHRNLGIKVMTFAQKNSISSTKDHFQIFRAIYTWTNVVLLSIFFASLVLICFPFVYFFDRERHSLHWIAITWALTIGKMNPWWTFEIRGKENLATIGEPVVYVSNHQSQADILAIFMLSTRFRWLAKASLFKIPLFGWALSAVGYVPVVRTSKSSGEKSIKLSSMHLKRGTPMLFFPEGTRSKTGDLGEFKSGAFRLAKMLNVSIIPITISGCSDLLPKGSLCPKYSKVIIHVHDKIEPANLTATELMEKAKLTISSKL
- a CDS encoding phosphopantothenoylcysteine decarboxylase domain-containing protein, yielding MNEGKLSKKNPIATKIVNSQHENNSHNSTLQDTQVLSKSSYLKDVRLTIVGGGGIAAIELPKLARELRRQGAIVQFFVTENCLKFIGLDSLRWASQEEVIIHPTGLAEHICTADAVIVTPATADLISKSANGICSDGATTLIQSALGLKKTIIFCPTMHESLGFSPIIEKNKEKLSKLEAVYFTEPRKEEGKDKLPSVDELTINICHIINKRRFFYNNEKNILITLGGTRAMLDPVRCITNLSTGSLGIEVAKTFYAMGTHPTILAANTNKEIPNFDSENTIHLPDYNDMYDYIKELKVSKYDAFINLVAGSDFLPKSISHSKISSKSENLRIDFIRAKKIIDLEHLKKIPFKIAAKLTSENEKEGIQIAKELLTNKNLNAVLYSNSSTTWNKKKEHSGVLITKTNGHISETGVKGKKEMANQFYASFKKFYDDKTD
- the speE gene encoding polyamine aminopropyltransferase, producing MFSKKIPHALESDSDTTSPLDLWYQERHNDEVSFGLHVKKVLHSVQSPFQRVDVFESTGFGRILTLDGLMMCSDRDEFVYHEMISHVPLLVHPNPKRVLVIGGGDGGTLREVLRHDCVQEAVLCEIDGEVVEAAKQFFPALAFGLNHPRAKVHIGDGVEFVKKSASAQFDIVIVDSTDPIGPGVGLFSGDFYKEVKRILTPGGIVMAQCESPWENKFDLAKVYGNLKEAFSSVYSMVGTIPSYPYGYWSWGFASDDLHPFENINFEKARAIEKGTKYYNVDIHKSAFALPNFLKQKLHGVVKNA